The following are from one region of the Arcobacter defluvii genome:
- the atpC gene encoding ATP synthase F1 subunit epsilon, which yields MDTIRLSIVTPNGEIFNDDVKTVTLPGKEGEFGVLPGHSSLISSLTVGVIVIEKANSTEAVAINWGHVKVDEKSVDVLADGAIALTAGKDSEIAKNIEAAKALVNSVKDSNISVASVEAKINSFA from the coding sequence ATGGATACAATTAGATTATCAATCGTTACACCTAATGGAGAAATATTTAATGATGATGTGAAAACTGTGACTCTTCCTGGAAAAGAGGGAGAGTTCGGTGTTCTACCAGGACATTCATCTTTAATTTCTTCATTAACTGTTGGTGTTATCGTTATTGAAAAAGCAAATTCTACAGAAGCTGTTGCTATTAACTGGGGACATGTGAAAGTAGATGAAAAATCAGTTGATGTGCTAGCAGATGGAGCTATTGCATTAACAGCTGGAAAAGATTCAGAAATCGCTAAAAATATTGAAGCAGCAAAAGCATTAGTTAATTCTGTAAAAGATTCTAATATTTCTGTTGCTTCAGTTGAAGCAAAAATTAATTCATTTGCATAA
- a CDS encoding F0F1 ATP synthase subunit B, producing MKRMLLLGLALAPVALFANEGAVETDIVQRTVNFIIFAGILWYLLADKIKAFFANRTLSIQAELDKVQETLKASQDKVSDAQKKLEEAKKIAADIIEGAKADIDSVKQKVATAVDADIANLNKNLDEMMKVETSKAKKQVVTEVLEELLNSENIKLTQNELANIVLKKVA from the coding sequence ATGAAAAGAATGTTATTACTTGGGTTAGCTTTAGCTCCTGTTGCATTATTTGCAAACGAAGGCGCGGTTGAAACTGATATAGTACAAAGAACCGTTAACTTTATAATATTTGCTGGAATTTTATGGTATTTACTTGCTGATAAAATTAAAGCATTTTTTGCCAATAGAACTTTATCTATTCAAGCGGAACTTGACAAAGTTCAAGAGACTTTAAAAGCTTCTCAAGATAAAGTTTCAGATGCACAAAAAAAATTAGAAGAAGCAAAAAAAATTGCTGCTGATATTATTGAAGGTGCAAAAGCTGATATTGATTCAGTTAAACAAAAAGTCGCAACTGCTGTTGATGCGGATATCGCAAATCTAAATAAAAATTTAGATGAAATGATGAAAGTTGAAACATCAAAAGCTAAAAAACAAGTTGTTACAGAAGTTCTTGAAGAGCTATTAAATTCAGAAAATATTAAATTAACTCAAAATGAGTTAGCGAATATTGTTCTTAAAAAGGTAGCATAA
- a CDS encoding tetratricopeptide repeat protein, with translation MNKYLLPLLVVTSLTVAEEVSVYGAGSLNADSPYGLSSSEKHILKNQTNISNISSKLGDINTLVESINRRLEGLESTYEGDSAKLNSTVLKVNELSQKLNLSSDLASNTTPTTQSTNNDLTDTVNNLKAALSKLTALVNKINSEYVSSTELEKNMQQFITREEFEALKKAVGVKTSQVNPTKTNEKKSAEVDEIKKNLTSDDKAKLLSDAKKDFSAKKYDNAIPKYEKLVEVNYKPAESNYYLGEMWYIRKKFDVAISHFKKSAILNDKAAYMPTLLLHSAISFENTKDKDNAKSFYSTLIDLYPDSSEAKVAKKNLAKL, from the coding sequence ATGAATAAGTATCTTCTACCTTTATTAGTAGTAACTTCATTAACCGTAGCCGAAGAGGTTTCGGTTTATGGAGCTGGGAGTTTAAATGCTGATAGTCCTTACGGACTTAGTTCATCAGAAAAGCATATTTTAAAAAACCAGACAAACATAAGTAATATATCTTCTAAATTAGGAGATATAAATACTTTAGTTGAATCAATTAATAGAAGGTTAGAAGGCTTAGAATCTACATATGAAGGTGATTCTGCAAAATTAAATTCAACTGTACTTAAAGTAAATGAATTATCGCAGAAACTAAATTTATCTTCAGATCTAGCTTCTAATACAACACCTACAACTCAGTCAACAAATAATGATTTGACTGATACCGTGAATAATTTAAAAGCTGCTCTTAGTAAATTGACAGCTCTTGTTAACAAAATTAATTCTGAATATGTGTCTTCAACTGAACTTGAGAAAAATATGCAGCAATTTATAACAAGAGAAGAATTTGAGGCCTTGAAAAAAGCAGTTGGTGTTAAAACATCACAAGTAAATCCTACAAAAACTAACGAAAAAAAATCAGCTGAAGTAGATGAAATCAAAAAAAATCTTACTTCAGATGATAAAGCAAAATTATTATCTGATGCAAAAAAAGATTTTAGTGCAAAAAAATATGATAATGCTATTCCTAAATATGAAAAACTTGTTGAAGTTAACTATAAACCTGCTGAAAGTAATTATTATTTAGGTGAAATGTGGTATATAAGAAAAAAATTTGACGTTGCAATAAGTCATTTTAAAAAATCTGCAATACTAAATGATAAAGCAGCTTATATGCCTACATTATTATTGCATAGTGCTATTTCATTTGAAAATACAAAAGATAAAGATAATGCTAAAAGTTTTTATTCTACTTTAATTGATCTTTATCCTGATTCAAGTGAAGCAAAAGTAGCAAAAAAAAATTTAGCTAAATTATAA
- a CDS encoding biopolymer transporter ExbD, producing the protein MYDFNQKPDLNITPLVDIMLVLLAILMVTAPVIEFEEPITLPTGSRSQQTQDVQKIDIIITKDRIVTLNKNKVEISNFADSFLQFSNGKDQNTPIYIRADKSLKYDDIIYVLKSVKEAGFFKVALVTDG; encoded by the coding sequence GTGTATGATTTTAATCAAAAACCAGATTTAAATATTACTCCTTTAGTTGATATTATGCTAGTTTTATTAGCAATATTAATGGTAACAGCTCCTGTTATCGAATTTGAAGAACCAATTACACTTCCAACAGGAAGTAGATCACAACAAACACAAGATGTTCAAAAAATTGATATTATTATTACAAAAGATAGAATTGTAACATTAAATAAAAATAAGGTTGAAATATCAAACTTTGCAGATAGTTTTTTACAGTTCTCAAATGGAAAAGATCAAAATACACCAATTTATATCCGTGCAGATAAAAGTTTAAAATATGATGATATTATTTATGTTTTAAAATCAGTTAAAGAAGCTGGTTTTTTTAAAGTGGCATTAGTGACAGATGGATAA
- a CDS encoding ferritin-like domain-containing protein: MARVGNSIIKDIEISEIIHLLNRAYADEWLAYYQYFIESKVVKGIMKDAAIVELNQHATDELRHANMIADRILQLGGTPLLDPNEWIKHTNCGYDAPRNFDVVAILKDAIKGEQCAINTYSKIVDITRNKDIVTYDIVSQILADEVEHEEDLQTLHDDITEFIADLKKNLN; encoded by the coding sequence ATGGCAAGAGTAGGAAATTCAATAATAAAAGATATTGAAATAAGTGAAATTATTCATCTGTTAAATAGAGCTTATGCAGATGAATGGTTAGCATATTATCAATACTTTATTGAAAGTAAAGTTGTAAAAGGTATTATGAAAGATGCTGCAATTGTTGAACTTAATCAACATGCAACTGATGAATTAAGACATGCTAATATGATTGCAGATAGAATTCTTCAACTAGGAGGAACTCCTCTTCTAGATCCTAATGAATGGATAAAACACACAAATTGTGGATATGATGCACCAAGAAACTTTGATGTAGTAGCTATTTTAAAAGATGCTATAAAAGGTGAACAATGTGCCATAAATACTTATTCTAAAATTGTTGATATAACAAGAAATAAAGACATAGTAACTTATGATATTGTAAGCCAAATATTAGCAGATGAAGTAGAACATGAAGAAGATTTGCAAACACTTCATGATGATATTACAGAATTTATTGCCGATTTAAAGAAAAATCTAAATTAA
- a CDS encoding F0F1 ATP synthase subunit delta: MKDLVAKRYVKALIDGRDSNTINTISSKLNEISSAFADEKFNFIISSPEVADNAKIDLIISLVDGIDYTLNNFIKLLGEKRRLALLPFIAEELNTQIAKMNNSYVGVVYTNLELSSDYVSSIEEQFSKKFDVKLSLSQNVCDYDGIKVDIDGLGVEISFSKERLRSQLIDHILKAV; encoded by the coding sequence ATGAAAGATTTAGTAGCAAAAAGATACGTAAAAGCTTTAATTGATGGTAGAGATAGTAACACTATAAATACTATTAGTAGTAAGTTAAATGAAATTTCTTCGGCATTTGCTGATGAAAAATTTAATTTTATTATATCTTCACCAGAAGTTGCAGATAATGCAAAAATTGATTTAATAATCTCTTTAGTTGATGGTATAGATTATACATTAAATAATTTTATTAAATTACTTGGTGAGAAAAGAAGATTAGCTTTATTACCATTTATTGCAGAAGAGTTAAATACACAAATTGCAAAAATGAATAATAGTTATGTAGGTGTTGTTTATACAAATCTTGAATTATCAAGTGATTATGTATCTTCAATTGAAGAACAATTTAGTAAAAAATTTGATGTTAAATTATCATTATCACAAAATGTTTGTGATTATGATGGTATTAAAGTAGATATTGACGGACTTGGGGTAGAAATCTCTTTTTCTAAAGAGAGATTAAGATCACAGTTAATTGATCATATTTTAAAAGCAGTTTAG
- the atpA gene encoding F0F1 ATP synthase subunit alpha produces the protein MGAKIQADEISSIIKERIDNFELNVDVNETGKIISYADGIAQVYGLKNVMAGELVEFENGERGLASNLEESSVGIVVLGKGEGLREGTSCRRLGKLLETPVGDAMVGRVVNALGEAIDGKGSIAAAEYRFVEEKAPGIMARKSVHEPLQTGIKAIDALVPIGRGQRELIIGDRQTGKTTVAIDTILNQKGENVICIYVAIGQKSSSVASVVRTLEESGAMEYTIVVNASAADSSALQFLAPYTGVTIGEYFRDNGKHALIIYDDLSKHAVAYREMSLILRRPPGREAYPGDVFYLHSRLLERAAKMSDEKGAGSMTALPIIETQAGDVAAYIPTNVISITDGQIFLETNLFNSGIRPAINVGLSVSRVGGAAQIKATKQVAGTLKLSLAQYRELEAFAQFASDLDEATRRELELGQRMVEVLKQGVNKPLVIEKQIVIIYAGTKGYLNDIAVKDVVRFEAELHSFFEQKYSNILEAIKSKQKIDDDTEAELKAALEEFKTVFSAN, from the coding sequence ATGGGTGCAAAAATTCAAGCTGATGAAATCAGTTCTATAATAAAAGAAAGAATTGATAACTTTGAATTAAATGTAGATGTAAATGAAACAGGTAAAATTATCTCTTATGCAGATGGTATTGCACAAGTTTACGGTCTAAAAAATGTTATGGCTGGGGAACTAGTTGAGTTTGAAAATGGTGAGAGAGGTCTTGCTTCAAATTTAGAAGAATCTTCTGTTGGTATCGTTGTTCTTGGAAAAGGAGAAGGTCTTAGAGAAGGTACTTCTTGTAGAAGACTTGGAAAACTTTTAGAAACACCAGTTGGTGATGCAATGGTTGGTAGAGTTGTAAATGCTCTTGGTGAAGCTATTGATGGTAAAGGTTCAATTGCAGCAGCTGAATATAGATTTGTAGAAGAAAAAGCTCCTGGAATTATGGCAAGAAAATCTGTACATGAACCATTACAAACTGGTATTAAAGCTATTGATGCATTAGTTCCAATTGGAAGAGGGCAAAGAGAGCTTATTATTGGTGATAGACAAACTGGTAAAACAACAGTTGCAATTGATACAATTCTTAACCAAAAAGGTGAAAATGTAATTTGTATTTATGTTGCAATTGGACAAAAATCATCTTCTGTTGCTTCTGTAGTTAGAACATTAGAAGAATCAGGTGCAATGGAATATACAATCGTTGTTAATGCATCTGCTGCTGATTCATCAGCTTTACAATTCTTAGCTCCATATACAGGTGTAACTATTGGTGAATATTTCAGAGATAATGGTAAGCATGCACTAATTATTTATGATGATTTATCTAAACATGCTGTTGCATATAGAGAAATGTCATTAATTTTAAGAAGACCTCCAGGAAGAGAAGCATATCCAGGGGATGTATTTTATCTACACTCAAGATTATTAGAAAGAGCTGCAAAAATGTCAGATGAAAAAGGTGCTGGTTCTATGACTGCGTTACCAATCATCGAAACACAAGCTGGAGATGTTGCTGCTTATATTCCAACAAACGTAATTTCTATTACTGATGGACAAATTTTCTTAGAAACTAACTTATTTAACTCAGGTATAAGACCTGCAATTAATGTAGGTTTATCTGTTTCTAGGGTTGGGGGAGCTGCTCAAATTAAAGCTACTAAACAAGTTGCAGGAACTTTAAAATTATCACTTGCTCAATATAGAGAACTTGAAGCATTTGCTCAATTTGCATCAGATTTAGATGAAGCTACTAGAAGAGAATTAGAACTTGGTCAAAGAATGGTTGAAGTTTTAAAACAAGGTGTTAATAAACCTCTAGTGATTGAAAAACAAATTGTAATTATTTATGCAGGTACTAAAGGGTACTTAAATGATATTGCAGTTAAAGATGTTGTTAGATTTGAAGCTGAATTACATTCATTCTTTGAACAAAAATATTCAAATATTTTAGAAGCAATTAAATCTAAACAAAAAATAGATGATGATACAGAAGCAGAATTAAAAGCTGCATTAGAAGAGTTTAAAACTGTATTTAGTGCAAACTAA
- a CDS encoding OmpA family protein, with protein MKKLGIYSVLVAALLFTTGCSEKNVDMNVDNGASQPEVVSTPDTNIADGSFSALEKVGNGNYYMINGQKVLIEHVYFGFDKYDLTAENKEKAVSNASKLSPLTADTTVKVFGNTDEWGTDEYNYALGLKRANSVKDVLVSNGVTANISLVSLGESNPVCTEKTKDCWAKNRRVEHELSK; from the coding sequence ATGAAAAAGTTAGGTATTTACTCTGTATTAGTTGCAGCATTATTATTTACTACAGGTTGTAGTGAAAAAAATGTTGATATGAATGTTGATAATGGTGCTTCTCAACCAGAAGTTGTTAGTACACCAGATACAAATATTGCTGATGGAAGTTTCTCAGCTTTAGAAAAAGTTGGTAATGGAAATTACTATATGATTAATGGACAAAAAGTGTTAATTGAGCATGTTTATTTTGGATTTGATAAATATGATTTAACTGCTGAAAATAAAGAAAAAGCAGTTTCTAATGCTTCTAAATTATCTCCATTAACTGCTGATACAACAGTTAAAGTTTTCGGTAACACTGACGAATGGGGAACTGATGAGTATAACTACGCATTAGGTTTAAAAAGAGCTAACTCTGTAAAAGATGTTTTAGTTTCAAATGGTGTAACAGCTAATATCTCTTTAGTATCTTTAGGTGAAAGTAATCCAGTTTGTACTGAAAAAACTAAAGATTGTTGGGCAAAAAACAGAAGAGTTGAACACGAATTAAGTAAATAA
- the atpD gene encoding F0F1 ATP synthase subunit beta → MKGKIIQVMGPVVDVEFDGYLPEINEAIDVVLADANKDRLVLEVAAHIGDGRVRTIAMDMTEGLTRGQECNATGGPIKVPVGEAVLGRIFNVIGDPVDEGAAIPAETERWSIHRSAPTFEEQSTKTEMFETGIKVVDLLAPYSKGGKVGLFGGAGVGKTVIIMELIHNVAFKHSGYSVFAGVGERTREGNDLYHEMKDSNVLDKVALCYGQMSEPPGARNRIALTGLTMAEYFRDEKGLDVLMFIDNIFRFAQSGSEMSALLGRIPSAVGYQPTLASEMGKLQERITSTSKGSITSVQAVYVPADDLTDPAPASVFAHLDATTVLNRKIAEKGIYPAVDPLDSTSRILNADIIGLEHYNTARGVQSVLQKYKDLQDIIAILGMDELSEADKLVVSRARKIERFLSQPFFVAEVFTGSPGKYVELKDTIAGFQGILDGKYDNIPEMAFYMVGGIDEVLAKAEKMK, encoded by the coding sequence ATGAAAGGTAAAATTATTCAGGTAATGGGTCCGGTTGTTGACGTAGAATTCGACGGATACTTACCAGAAATTAATGAAGCTATTGATGTAGTATTAGCAGATGCTAATAAAGACAGATTAGTATTAGAAGTTGCTGCGCATATTGGTGATGGTAGAGTTAGAACTATCGCTATGGATATGACAGAAGGTTTAACTAGAGGTCAAGAGTGTAATGCTACTGGTGGACCAATTAAAGTTCCAGTTGGTGAAGCAGTACTAGGAAGAATTTTTAATGTTATTGGTGATCCAGTTGATGAAGGTGCTGCAATTCCTGCAGAAACTGAAAGATGGTCAATTCATAGATCAGCACCAACTTTTGAAGAGCAATCAACAAAAACTGAAATGTTTGAAACAGGTATTAAAGTTGTTGACCTTTTAGCTCCTTATTCAAAAGGGGGAAAAGTTGGATTATTTGGTGGTGCTGGAGTTGGAAAAACAGTTATTATTATGGAATTAATCCATAACGTTGCTTTTAAACACTCTGGATACTCTGTATTTGCTGGTGTTGGTGAAAGAACAAGAGAAGGAAACGATCTTTATCATGAGATGAAAGACTCAAACGTTCTTGATAAAGTTGCATTATGCTATGGTCAAATGAGTGAGCCTCCAGGTGCAAGAAATAGAATTGCATTAACTGGTCTTACAATGGCTGAATACTTTAGAGATGAAAAAGGTCTAGATGTACTTATGTTTATTGATAATATCTTTAGATTTGCACAATCAGGATCTGAAATGTCAGCATTATTAGGAAGAATTCCTTCAGCTGTTGGATACCAACCAACACTTGCTTCAGAAATGGGTAAATTACAAGAAAGAATTACTTCTACTTCTAAAGGTTCTATTACTTCTGTTCAAGCAGTTTACGTTCCAGCGGATGACTTAACTGACCCAGCTCCAGCTTCTGTATTTGCTCACTTAGATGCAACTACAGTTTTAAATAGAAAAATTGCTGAAAAAGGTATTTATCCTGCAGTTGATCCACTTGATTCAACTTCAAGAATTTTAAATGCAGATATTATCGGATTAGAACACTATAATACAGCAAGAGGTGTTCAATCAGTATTACAAAAATATAAAGATTTACAAGATATTATTGCAATTCTTGGTATGGATGAGTTATCAGAAGCAGACAAACTTGTTGTTTCTAGAGCAAGAAAAATTGAAAGATTTTTATCTCAACCATTCTTCGTTGCAGAGGTATTTACAGGAAGCCCAGGTAAATATGTTGAATTAAAAGATACTATTGCTGGATTCCAAGGAATTTTAGATGGTAAATATGATAACATTCCTGAAATGGCATTCTATATGGTTGGTGGAATCGACGAGGTTCTAGCAAAAGCTGAGAAAATGAAATAA
- a CDS encoding TonB C-terminal domain-containing protein, whose translation MQNNLSFTVSGIIAISLYLLLAFSVLFYIMSPVPNTINITPTSTSIELDMIVEKAEKKMVERKVDKIIEKEEVKEKSASASNEKRPDLKSLFANVKEKAPKVTKEEVNNVQKSIDPKRFKSKFEKEKKSSNIKIDKLLEDEKTATNTKSTNAAKGVETDEYFAQISDMLSAWVPVGSGLKAVVLIMIDLDGKFDYSFVKKSGDETFDTSLKVFLEEQKNIAYPKPTKGKAVKINVDFKSEG comes from the coding sequence ATGCAAAATAATCTTTCATTTACAGTTTCAGGTATAATTGCGATTTCTCTATATCTTCTTTTAGCTTTTTCGGTACTTTTTTATATAATGAGTCCAGTACCAAATACTATTAATATTACGCCAACTTCTACTTCAATAGAACTTGATATGATAGTTGAAAAAGCTGAAAAAAAGATGGTTGAAAGAAAAGTAGATAAAATAATTGAAAAAGAAGAGGTAAAAGAAAAATCAGCTTCTGCTTCAAATGAAAAGAGACCTGACTTAAAATCTTTATTTGCTAATGTTAAAGAAAAAGCACCTAAAGTTACAAAAGAAGAAGTTAATAATGTTCAAAAATCGATTGATCCTAAAAGATTTAAATCAAAATTTGAAAAAGAAAAAAAATCTTCAAATATTAAAATTGATAAATTATTAGAAGATGAAAAAACAGCAACTAATACTAAAAGTACAAATGCTGCAAAAGGTGTTGAAACAGATGAATATTTTGCTCAAATAAGTGATATGTTATCTGCTTGGGTACCTGTTGGTTCTGGACTTAAAGCTGTTGTATTAATTATGATTGATTTAGATGGTAAGTTTGATTATAGTTTTGTAAAAAAATCAGGTGATGAAACTTTTGATACTTCTTTAAAAGTTTTTTTAGAAGAACAAAAGAATATTGCTTATCCTAAGCCAACAAAAGGAAAGGCAGTTAAAATTAATGTTGATTTCAAATCAGAAGGATGA
- a CDS encoding MotA/TolQ/ExbB proton channel family protein yields MITTLLNYLANSSAITYIVLALLSTYLIITFWVFFYRNSILNSLLSNEKKSLEALTSREARFSPLSALNKCSNNSTSKELLHACEINIVKDASNGLSWLAIISSTSPFIGLFGTVVGILESFAKFANQSKVAFSIIAPAISEALVATAAGILVAIFAYTFHQILTRKVYELNIFLKAQSQILIAKG; encoded by the coding sequence ATGATTACTACATTACTAAATTATTTGGCAAATAGTAGTGCTATAACTTATATAGTTTTAGCACTATTGTCAACTTATCTAATCATTACATTCTGGGTTTTCTTTTATAGAAATAGCATTTTAAATTCACTTCTTAGTAATGAGAAGAAATCTTTAGAAGCTTTAACTTCAAGAGAAGCTAGATTTTCGCCGTTGTCAGCACTTAACAAGTGTTCAAATAATTCAACTTCAAAAGAGTTATTGCATGCATGTGAAATTAATATAGTTAAAGATGCAAGTAATGGTCTTTCTTGGTTAGCTATAATATCGTCAACTTCACCATTTATTGGTCTTTTTGGTACAGTTGTTGGTATATTAGAATCATTTGCAAAATTTGCAAATCAGTCAAAAGTTGCATTTTCAATAATTGCTCCTGCAATTAGTGAAGCATTAGTTGCGACAGCAGCAGGTATATTAGTGGCGATTTTTGCTTATACATTCCATCAAATACTTACAAGAAAAGTTTATGAACTTAATATTTTTCTTAAGGCACAATCGCAAATTTTAATTGCTAAAGGGTAA
- the tolB gene encoding Tol-Pal system protein TolB, whose amino-acid sequence MFKIFLLISLIFSSVFAEVDANLEIIKKANSVPKVLVSVATDAMEVETLNKIKKSLSDDLNVSGHFEIASVNSQTAYDSLPDILALSNQGVGLYLNLSAKKEASGDYTLMTKLYDINARALILEKNFTTSQEDRYVFLAHKAAISINDFFKAPSIAWMDKFVVFSTYRGAGKADIMIGDYTLTYKKTVVTGGLNIFPKWADKEQKTIYYTTYNYKKPTLVKLNIYNRGKEIIMDSDGMIACSDVNKDGTKLLITASPTGQPDIFLYETRTKKKTQISRFSGIDVGGQFIENDSRIVFVSDRLGNPNIFAQGINSTAVERLVYHSNNNSSATAHENNIVYSSKDSDNELGGKSFNLYLISTKTDSLKRLTSSGVNQFPKFSNDGETLLFIKTFEGVSSVGIIRLDYSKSFLFPLSTGRIQSIDW is encoded by the coding sequence ATGTTTAAAATATTTTTGTTAATATCATTGATATTTAGTTCAGTTTTTGCAGAAGTTGATGCAAATTTAGAAATAATTAAAAAAGCAAACTCTGTACCAAAAGTTTTAGTTTCAGTTGCTACAGATGCAATGGAAGTTGAAACTCTTAATAAAATAAAAAAGAGTTTATCTGATGACCTAAATGTAAGTGGTCATTTTGAAATAGCAAGTGTAAATAGCCAAACTGCTTATGATAGTTTACCTGATATTTTAGCTTTATCAAACCAAGGTGTTGGATTATATTTAAATTTATCAGCTAAAAAAGAAGCATCAGGGGATTATACTTTGATGACAAAATTGTATGATATTAATGCAAGAGCTTTAATTTTAGAAAAAAACTTTACAACTTCACAAGAAGATAGATATGTTTTTTTAGCTCATAAAGCAGCAATATCGATAAATGATTTTTTTAAAGCTCCGAGTATTGCTTGGATGGATAAATTTGTTGTATTCTCAACATATCGTGGAGCTGGTAAAGCAGATATTATGATTGGTGATTATACTCTAACTTATAAAAAAACTGTTGTAACTGGTGGATTAAATATTTTCCCAAAATGGGCAGATAAAGAACAAAAAACTATATATTATACTACTTATAATTATAAAAAACCTACATTAGTTAAATTAAATATTTATAATAGAGGTAAAGAAATAATCATGGATTCTGATGGTATGATAGCTTGTTCTGATGTAAATAAAGATGGAACTAAACTTTTAATTACTGCATCACCTACAGGGCAACCTGATATTTTCTTATATGAAACTAGAACGAAAAAGAAAACTCAAATTAGCAGATTTAGTGGAATTGATGTAGGTGGACAATTTATCGAAAATGATTCAAGAATTGTTTTTGTATCAGATAGATTAGGAAATCCTAATATTTTTGCTCAAGGAATTAACTCAACTGCAGTTGAAAGATTAGTTTATCATAGTAATAATAATTCTTCAGCTACTGCACATGAAAATAATATTGTTTATAGTAGTAAAGATTCAGATAATGAATTAGGTGGAAAAAGTTTTAACTTATATTTAATTTCTACTAAAACTGATAGTTTAAAGAGACTTACATCTAGTGGAGTTAACCAATTTCCAAAATTTTCTAATGATGGTGAAACTTTACTTTTTATAAAAACTTTTGAAGGAGTGAGTTCTGTTGGTATAATTAGACTAGATTATAGTAAATCTTTTTTATTCCCTTTATCTACAGGACGAATTCAATCTATTGATTGGTAG
- the atpG gene encoding ATP synthase F1 subunit gamma, translating to MANLKEIKLKIGSVKNTQKTTKAMKLVSSAKLTRTRQLSEQARSYARKINDVLSDIAARVSKVQDEGNIGRAFVQNDTPKTVDIVFVTADKGLCGGFNMATIKTVSKLISEYEAKGSKVRLRAAGRKGVDFFSFQGVALEQKASDLSSAPEYDRAAEFIHSVVEDFKNEVTDKVIVVYNGFLNMLSQEIRVRELLPISLDAVEIEDNSSMLNIEPDDDEEVLNELTDKYIDFNMYYALIDSLAAEHSARMQAMEAATKNAKEKVNSLTVEYNKARQAAITTELIEIISGVEALK from the coding sequence ATGGCTAACTTAAAAGAAATAAAATTAAAAATAGGTAGTGTTAAAAATACTCAGAAAACAACGAAAGCTATGAAGCTTGTATCTTCTGCAAAACTAACTAGAACAAGACAATTGTCTGAACAAGCTAGAAGTTATGCTAGAAAGATAAATGATGTGCTTTCTGATATTGCTGCTAGAGTTAGCAAAGTTCAAGACGAAGGAAATATTGGTAGAGCATTTGTACAAAATGATACTCCAAAAACAGTTGATATTGTTTTTGTAACTGCTGATAAAGGACTTTGCGGTGGTTTTAATATGGCAACAATTAAAACTGTTAGTAAATTGATTTCAGAATATGAAGCAAAAGGTTCAAAAGTTAGATTAAGAGCTGCTGGAAGAAAAGGAGTAGATTTCTTCTCTTTCCAAGGTGTTGCGTTAGAGCAAAAAGCAAGTGATTTATCATCTGCACCTGAATATGATAGAGCTGCTGAGTTTATTCATAGTGTTGTTGAAGATTTTAAAAATGAAGTTACTGATAAAGTAATAGTTGTTTACAATGGTTTCTTAAATATGCTATCTCAAGAAATTAGAGTTAGAGAGTTATTACCAATTAGTTTAGATGCTGTTGAAATAGAAGATAACTCATCTATGTTAAATATTGAGCCAGATGATGATGAAGAAGTTTTAAACGAATTAACTGATAAATATATTGATTTCAATATGTATTATGCTTTGATTGATTCTTTAGCTGCTGAACACAGTGCAAGAATGCAAGCAATGGAAGCTGCAACTAAAAATGCAAAAGAAAAAGTTAATAGTTTAACAGTTGAATATAATAAAGCTAGACAAGCTGCAATTACAACAGAGCTGATAGAAATTATCAGTGGTGTTGAAGCATTAAAATAA